A genomic region of Pyrus communis chromosome 14, drPyrComm1.1, whole genome shotgun sequence contains the following coding sequences:
- the LOC137714591 gene encoding receptor-like protein 2, whose amino-acid sequence MAHGFLLILLFSHIISTNVHACNQNERGSLLSFSSILSSHPLNWTSVNCCCWKGIICNQDGLVTHLLLSSKGLKGAIFPSLSSLGNLTRLTHLNLSHNSLSGSLEIEFFLSLKFLEILDLSFNLLSGNLPFSLPSHNIQTLDLSSNRFHGAIPSSFFQQAQNLTSFNVNNNTFSGLIPSSICLHSSPLIRLLDFSFNAFGGKISPGLGECSKLQIFRAGNNNLSGLLPNDIYNATKLEEIAFPSNSLNGALGETIFNLTNLAILDLSFNQLSGMLSPHFGKLSKLKHLALDYNYFEGFLPPSLMNCTNLVEIHMAANNLEGDISMLNFSKLSHLSKLDLFLNHFTGTFPTCLYSCQSLKAINLASNNLEGQIQPEILSLKSLSFLSLSGFTNINGAMKILMHCKGLQTLILSYSFNGEEIPADKGMLGFGGFQNLRMLLFYYCEFTGQMPLWFSKLKNLEILIVVGSRITGPIPRSLGILPKLLFLSLEDNQISGEFPKELCGLPRLVHEPTTTQVDDYVDLPLFTTSNLVYPRRFSNWPPTISLSLNHIHGRIPTEIGQIHLVHNLDLSGNNFSGNIPEQISNLKNLENLSLSMNQLSGNIPLSLASLNFLKYLNVSYNNLEGPIPTSTQLQSFNASAFEGNSKLCGAPLPNECLPVKGIDADSKNNQGVDNGHQFPWLYIFTALGFIVGFWGVFGSLIVKKTWRYAYFQFLDNVQDRLYVMITLNMNMMKRRLRGD is encoded by the coding sequence ATGGCTCATGGCTTCCTTCTCATCCTCTTATTCTCTCACATCATCTCTACAAATGTTCATGCATGCAACCAAAACGAGCGCGGCTCTCTTCTGTCCTTCTCATCCATCCTATCTTCTCATCCTTTAAATTGGACTTCGGTTAACTGTTGTTGTTGGAAGGGCATCATTTGTAATCAGGATGGTTTGGTCACCCATTTGCTCTTATCCTCCAAAGGCCTCAAAGGAGCTATTTTCCCCTCATTGTCATCACTTGGTAATCTAACACGCCTCACCCACTTGAATCTCTCTCACAATTCACTTTCTGGATCACTCGAAATTGAATTCTTCTTGTCTTTGAAGTTTCTTGAGATCCTAGATTTGAGCTTTAATCTTCTTTCGGGAAACCTACCATTTTCTCTGCCATCCCACAATATCCAGACGttggatttgtcaagcaatcGGTTCCATGGTGCAATTCCATCATCATTCTTTCAACAAGCTCAAAATTTAACTAGTTTCAACGTCAACAACAATACCTTCTCAGGTTTGATCCCATCCTCTATATGTCTTCATTCTTCTCCCTTGATTAGGTTGTTGGATTTTTCCTTCAATGCATTTGGTGGCAAGATTTCTCCTGGACTCGGGGAGTGTTCAAAATTGCAAATTTTTCGTGCTGGTAATAATAACCTCTCAGGATTACTTCCGAATGATATCTACAATGCCACCAAACTTGAAGAAATTGCATTCCCTTCCAATTCACTCAATGGAGCCCTAGGTGAGACAATTTTCAACCTCACCAACCTTGCAATCCTTGACCTCTCATTTAACCAATTGAGTGGCATGCTCTCTCCCCATTTTGGAAAGCTCTCCAAATTGAAACACTTGGCTCTTGATTACAACTATTTCGAAGGTTTTTTGCCCCCATCGTTGATGAATTGCACGAACCTTGTAGAAATACATATGGCAGCCAACAACTTGGAAGGAGATATCTCCATGCTCAATTTCTCGAAACTTAGTCACCTCAGTAAACTTGACCTATTTCTAAACCACTTTACTGGTACATTTCCAACATGCCTTTATTCATGCCAGTCCTTAAAAGCTATTAATTTGGCTTCAAATAATCTAGAAGGACAAATACAACCTGAAATTCTTTCATTGAAATCTTTGTCCTTTCTCTCACTAAGTGGCTTCACCAATATCAATGGGGCAATGAAGATATTAATGCATTGCAAAGGTCTTCAAACGCTCATCCTTTCATATTCGTTCAATGGCGAGGAAATTCCAGCTGATAAAGGCATGCTTGGTTTCGGTGGGTTCCAAAATCTTCGAATGTTGCTTTTTTATTATTGTGAGTTCACTGGTCAAATGCCGTTATGGTTTTCAAAACTCAAGAATCTAGAGATCTTAATTGTGGTAGGTAGTAGAATTACCGGGCCAATTCCTAGATCGTTAGGGATTCTTCCCAAACTCTTATTCTTGTCCTTAGAAGACAACCAAATTTCCGGTGAATTTCCAAAAGAACTTTGTGGGCTACCAAGGTTGGTACATGAACCAACCACAACTCAAGTAGACGATTATGTTGACCTACCTCTCTTCACCACTTCAAACCTAGTTTACCCACGAAGATTTTCCAACTGGCCACCAACAATATCCCTGTCTCTCAATCACATTCATGGCAGAATACCTACTGAGATCGGCCAAATACACCTTGTCCACAACTTGGATCTTAGTGGCAACAACTTTTCCGGCAACATTCCAGAACAAATATCCAACCTAAAAAATCTAGAGAATTTGAGCCTCTCCATGAATCAATTGTCCGGAAACATCCCGTTGTCATTGGCAAGCCTTAAtttcttaaaatatttaaatgtctCGTACAATAATCTCGAAGGACCAATCCCAACAAGCACTCAACTCCAGAGTTTCAATGCTTCTGCATTTGAGGGGAATTCAAAACTATGTGGTGCTCCACTTCCCAATGAGTGTCTACCAGTTAAGGGCATTGATGCAGATAGTAAGAACAACCAAGGTGTGGACAATGGACATCAATTTCCATGGTTGTATATTTTCACTGCATTGGGTTTCATTGTAGGGTTTTGGGGAGTGTTTGGTTCTTTAATTGTTAAGAAGACATGGAGATATGCCTACTTTCAATTCTTAGATAATGTACAAGATAGGCTCTATGTGATGATTACACTGAATATGAACATGATGAAAAGAAGGCTTAGAGGAGACTAG